One Drosophila santomea strain STO CAGO 1482 chromosome X, Prin_Dsan_1.1, whole genome shotgun sequence DNA segment encodes these proteins:
- the LOC120456974 gene encoding dmX-like protein 2 yields MNCHQILSGACNAGDRCFAIGSVEGIPFTAYAAGCNVVILASTFERVQIIPGANHGYVKISALDCSTDTGKIAAAYENKICIFEPTPVIESSKHNTHFLDYRWVQTGSFTSHSSVVTLSWNLEGTRLLTGGTNIQLWKSKSPTHQQEEEHTGVKFEIGESKEPKQSSNAQSEDVSTWENIWSCQTAIPIYHMAFSPDGTLFATCGRNDRLVKIWYENKQVLFPAKGSSTAGTTASGRHGVDDGTGSSSGGELNFTYVYIAHPRAVSNIVWRKTSKYMPKGSVANMLVTSCLDNICRIWIETVLPDDGMVNMTQFDPMASQNPKFRTHRHKHRFMQRLKHMKTCFHIRRHMKAGANAGTGAASGGAASGGGPAGAMGAMGSSPASYTNYLGPIPSLPSSCSVHDFHSYGFQGSGVTPGMHFHLAASINAETDIPLVPSMQTSDPANQNVFILHWLNNKEMHFTLQAEAILQELTKKVIDEENGHGNASSGGVDLPDDAHGSHSQAHAHKKYLRSSKSVSVDDSGEEFSRYSQHTAGTGMGGGGGVAGLHLNSMSNTTSQNSLNNEPAHPITQLVDSLDNKIECLLRDWHQSPDLLFAIHPVDGSYLIWVIEWLDDYYPGSFRQAQVSFSTRIPSAFPLGDAMSMSTTVSLFNTGTHPLAFRDIANNVRSKDEFHKGHADDSSLKSDQHSGQTFERHDEEQEDAADEEDGDREGDADQDEAGGDRSAAASGVGGAEHSSSSQDSAATGASALPLNVSPSVSMVTKHSNGTLNLWQLTFAFKTKFTQVLSIGHVSRASGHRFRVNDITCHPVLPLLVSTSHHNLPDSEAKSPMSPFEQPLSGGLTPGGGTGAGPSGGSNGDKDVFTPTGFCSELILWRVDSVGPLCHSGGVSELARINSPEISAFSNVAWIPTLLPSTTLGSYSNSPSACFVASDGENLRVYQAVIDARTLLAEISCSENLNTLHKSHSLSSMISNASSTMRAQRSALHDKLKVVSQQSTARPGCILQLDAISDAKHDWQNTQFLHVFQAQLITGGQRTPQTDPHDLEEPRLNALLESDMDAIVDLQRNADFEEPFYIVNIEKTLRGSTIHMWRIVISSKQQSSFLSETAMYVPDSNLTQEPDEDGAGGNPNPRRMSQGAETLTGAEHFGPQVEAPHISITTKKVCTQELPLPEGVDVIHASPAAGHLSSSSIYPACFAPYIIVTACSDSISRFWKCEPIGDEDDPDTEGDAYHWSEWKMFSRIQHSAIEIPGQPLNISAAYSGRIACAYKYGKSFTRPNKGPDPDSRYVNLCVAIYECESSGGSEWVLEDTIHLKNVHLPRINIGHGIDLSYLHDSRLLAKKQRLNQVLHTFAHDSESRSPRSGETTPELAVNRQPSAAASGLLTVPSFSTLQSLRKSIAENGNTCPLTQKHLVQLDWVSKEDGSHILTVAVGSKILLYTPVSSDIAQANIKAMKESRSVNRPILRKASSLAQPNFVDEIRWMKLRQIDLQTADGLPPLPMQISWVRDGILVVAMDSEMHVYSQWKPHYSSHFAAAAAAGDDVPDTRNLRDEDLRSLANESTQLRLKNVASMPLISKVSTANLQLLSHDKKRRLGNTSMANMNGAGGAGGAGTYGGGADDGGNDDYMTDFGLFQASRIACPVLPQYHPKQLMELLNCGKIRWVKAILAHLVRCMSGNSSSTVGQDDDGYARQRSWSRSRTLSISYTADQNIQAEHRGSTTQIPEELMLDYAEINSIPPLPLWVLLNADRETPGQSNNYAEGDKDYDELFDMHNSEDNLDELLSEGDEKKRQERRLSLPEKHSISHFGPRQGQLLSRLLTHTHLPGLSSLDQMHLLALADTVATCNTDFSDKFAADQGKSGGMAGGAASGAVKDGSTSTDSLDDCGLRFLLAMKHFTYLLRCLPLQQRAQFQRQGVGTSNIVWAFHSESEEELLNLIPSYTKGDLRWATLRDLGVGYWLKNINTLRRCVEKLAKCAYQQKQEPLDAAIYYLAMKKKSLVWGLFRSRRDEKMTAFFGNNFAEDRWRKAALKNAFVLLGKQRFEHAVAFFLLANSLNDAIEVCMNKLEDFQLALIIARLYEGDGEGCYYHHLLHEHILGTDAETGRCDLSRAHPDPFLRSMTYWTIKKYQESLNTLLLNNVGSLHSSYREEDLLRPEPQATNPNVFNFYIYLRTHPLLIRQNIALSAQEKRIAHVVLSGFNYAGDAAPSAVACDKQLQLEDSITPIERQLYFTTAHGHFKSGCPALALEVLNKLPQKISDDSGGSVAGSQAQERAQQNKEELINTGIMDQWGATPAAASNTADAFDWGAPVSSEPEAKFEIKWDDEDEEEDPDLEPDEPELATPQPQASILGRGKSNGNDNKMDIMAQQLKFVACLKILMEELSTLATGFEVDGGQLRYQLYMWLEREVEALKQLCNYCSQAEQSSHESGDADAEARDKEMNASIYPSTERPTLHEILMQDKQDFEAKVMRAAKRKRWLKANETLLRTLLSYCSLHGASGGGLASVRMELVLLLQELQQEKTQQQLLSPLPFPTTLPLLSACVAGNKTVIADPIKYLQSQTVDMLQSIIKVLPFPGIEPSALSEIFVLRDLAVALSSCIYQSLCDSESFVVNNSAFNGYPSPGMENIAKINSSFECSYLVGSRNAYGRRRKYSTDEPAGVCTTPSKWPGVTNLRALLAREKDEDVPKLNVLLLESFVSTYMALFIYSLSTCDSRLLYRLSGQSFNNETWSTLFGGGMKKLLIKPAAAPPPTQMVTGGAVVGASGASGGTGSTSEEPADENSVWNTVTSITKQRMKLNMKILGSFSQNSTSSNMKEDKPTYREQFMPPETSMLSYFLTKPPTTECDDYDTDDSHESDNEEEEEDDDDVNVSRSQLKAKDNTEHTNPTSYSWSILRLALIKISTHKIQELVKVAGIELQDLPVISPLSHEVLRTLNRWQDFALSDLIARGPPSRNYIPGCYAESGINGLAIHKYRSLLNKDNTPFVSGSSAGPIRRLWNYLVRQEPAQEVFIKSIFGKNMEASTRGSHHTHNDNETDEGQSHSTNENTDHIRIIHKDHESILSFCLKNNSSSMIAFANPREIQEFDISLLLESPNWYEDECDYDMMNLSKDADTNSSSFLIIQTQEQNQFGGSSNAYSESNASTQSASQSGRGTSMVLRHKVDNVKRMSAHPLMPLYLTGGQDGSVQIWEWGHQQPVCSPRTSGTFAKVTRCRFSEQGNKFGIGDGDGKLSLWQAGIASQNNRSFISYQCHNKALSDFVFLGSCSLLASAGQSSENKNINIWDTLLPHKKSCVSAFTCHDQGSSCLVFAPQHQVLISCGKRGDVCVFDVRQRTLRHRYQAHDSTIKCIALDPHEEFFVTGSIEGDIKIWDMNQFMLINTFPHEHAKNGFFKHTGQGVSQVYVDAFGRLFSCGSDGCMKVRLLVEKDNIVHSVY; encoded by the exons ATGAATTGTCATCAGATTTTGAGCGGCGCCTGCAATGCGGGCGACCGGTGCTTCGCCATTGGCTCCGTGGAAGGAATACCATTTACA GCCTATGCCGCCGGCTGCAATGTGGTCATCCTGGCAAGCACCTTCGAGCGCGTCCAGATCATTCCGGGCGCCAACCATGGCTATGTCAAGATATCCGCCCTCGACTGCAGCACCGATACCGGAAAAATAGCAGCAGcctatgaaaataaaatttgcatttttgagCCCACGCCGGTGATTGAGTCCAGCAAACACAATACCCACTTTCTGGATTACAG ATGGGTGCAAACGGGCTCATTCACCAGCCACTCGAGCGTGGTGACCCTGTCCTGGAATCTGGAGGGCACACGTCTTCTTACCGGCGGCACCAACATCCAGCTGTGGAAGAGCAAGTCACCCACTCaccagcaggaggaggagcataCGG GTGTCAAGTTCGAGATTGGCGAAAGCAAGGAGCCCAAGCAGTCAAGCAACGCCCAATCGGAGGATGTGTCCACGTGGGAGAACATATGGAGCTGCCAAACGGCCATACCCATTTACCATATGGCATTTAGTCCGGACGGAACGCTTTTCGCCACCTGCGGACGCAACGATCGGCTGGTGAAGATCTGGTATGAGAACAAACAAGTCCTATTCCCTGCCAAGGGTTCCTCCACCGCCGGAACGACGGCATCGGGTCGCCACGGAGTGGACGATGGCACCGGCTCCAGCTCTGGCGGAGAGCTGAACTTCACCTATGTGTACATCGCCCATCCGCGAGCCGTATCCAATATTGTGTGGCGCAAGACGAGCAAGTACATGCCCAAGGGCTCGGTGGCCAATATGCTGGTGACGTCCTGTCTGGACAACATCTGTCGCATCTGGATCGAGACGGTGCTGCCGGACGATGGGATGGTGAACATGACCCAGTTCGATCCAATGGCCTCGCAGAACCCAAAGTTCCGTACGCATCGGCACAAGCATCGGTTCATGCAGCGGCTGAAGCACATGAAGACCTGCTTTCATATCCGTCGGCATATGAAGGCCGGAGCGAATGCCGGGACGGGCGCGGCCAGTGGAGGCGCTGCGAGTGGCGGAGGACCGGCCGGTGCAATGGGCGCCATGGGTAGCTCCCCGGCCAGCTATACAAACTATCTGGGACCAATACCCTCGCTACCATCCTCGTGCAGCGTACACGATTTTCACTCTTACGGATTCCAGGGATCGGGCGTTACACCCGGTATGCACTTCCACCTGGCCGCGTCGATAAATGCGGAAACGGACATCCCGCTGGTGCCATCGATGCAGACCAGCGATCCGGCCAACCAGAATGTCTTTATCCTGCACTGGCTGAACAACAAGGAGATGCATTTTACGCTGCAGGCGGAGGCCATACTTCAGGAGCTCACGAAGAAGGTGATCGACGAGGAGAACGGTCATGGGAACGCCTCCTCCGGCGGCGTTGATCTGCCGGACGATGCACACGGTTCCCATTCGCAGGCGCATGCGCACAAGAAGTACCTGCGCTCCTCCAAGTCGGTGTCCGTGGACGACAGCGGCGAGGAGTTCAGCCGGTATTCGCAGCACACGGCAGGCACGGGAATGGGTGGCGGAGGAGGCGTTGCCGGACTGCATCTGAACTCCATGTCCAACACGACGTCACAGAACTCGCTAAACAATGAGCCGGCCCATCCGATCACACAGCTGGTGGATTCACTGGACAATAAGATCGAGTGCTTGCTGCGCGACTGGCACCAGAGTCCGGATCTGCTCTTCGCCATTCACCCGGTGGACGGTAGCTACCTAATCTGGGTTATCGAGTGGCTGGATGACTACTATCCCGGTTCGTTCAGGCAGGCGCAGGTCTCCTTCTCCACTCGTATTCCTTCGGCCTTCCCTCTGGGCGAcgccatgtccatgtccaccACGGTCAGCCTCTTCAACACGGGCACGCATCCGCTGGCCTTCCGCGACATAGCGAACAATGTGCGCAGCAAGGATGAGTTCCACAAGGGACACGCGGATGATTCCTCCCTGAAAAGTGACCAGCACTCGGGGCAGACCTTTGAGAGGCACGACGAAGAGCAGGAGGATGCTGCCGATGAGGAGGATGGCGACCGCGAAGGAGATGCAGATCAGGATGAGGCTGGTGGCGATCGCAGTGCTGCGGCTAGTGGAGTCGGAGGAGCGGAGCACAGCAGTAGCTCGCAAGATTCGGCTGCAACTGGCGCCAGTGCATTGCCACTGAACGTGTCTCCCTCGGTTTCCATGGTGACCAAGCACTCGAACGGAACCCTCAATCTCTGGCAGCTAACGTTCGCCTTCAAGACGAAGTTTACCCAAGTATTAAGCATTGGCCACGTGAGCCGTGCCTCCGGCCATCGGTTCCGGGTGAACGACATCACCTGTCACCCGGTGCTGCCGCTGCTCGTCTCCACCTCGCACCACAACCTGCCCGATTCGGAGGCTAAGTCGCCAATGTCACCGTTTGAGCAGCCCCTGAGTGGTGGACTTACCCCGGGCGGAGGAACAGGAGCCGGTCCCTCTGGTGGTTCCAATGGAGACAAAGATGTATTTACGCCCACGGGCTTCTGTTCGGAGCTAATCCTCTGGCGTGTGGACTCCGTGGGACCGCTGTGCCATTCGGGCGGGGTCAGCGAGCTGGCTAGGATCAACTCGCCGGAGATCTCGGCCTTCAGCAATGTGGCCTGGATTCCCACCCTCCTGCCGAGCACCACACTGGGCAGCTACAGTAACTCTCCGTCCGCCTGCTTCGTGGCCAGCGATGGCGAGAACCTGCGCGTCTACCAGGCGGTGATCGATGCCCGCACCCTGCTGGCTGAGATCTCCTGCTCGGAGAACCTAAACACGTTGCACAAGTCGCATTCGCTGTCGTCGATGATCTCGAATGCTTCGTCCACGATGCGGGCCCAGCGATCGGCGCTCCACGACAAGCTCAAGGTTGTGTCCCAGCAGTCGACGGCGAGACCCGGTTGCATCTTGCAACTGGACGCCATCTCGGATGCCAAGCACGACTGGCAAAATACGCAGTTCCTGCACGTGTTCCAGGCGCAGTTGATTACGGGTGGCCAGCGAACGCCCCAGACGGATCCTCATGATCTGGAGGAGCCGCGTCTGAACGCACTGCTCGAGTCGGACATGGACGCCATTGTCGATTTGCAGCGGAATGCGGACTTCGAGGAGCCCTTCTACATTGTGAACATCGAGAAAACCCTGCGCGGCAGCACCATTCACATGTGGCGCATAGTCATTAGCTCGAAGCAGCAGAGCTCGTTCCTTTCCGAAACGGCCATGTATGTGCCGGACAGCAACCTCACCCAGGAGCCTGATGAGGATGGTGCCGGTGGTAATCCGAATCCCAGGCGAATGTCACAGGGAGCCGAAACGCTGACGGGAGCCGAGCACTTCGGTCCACAAGTGGAGGCGCCGCACATCTCGATTACCACCAAGAAGGTGTGTACCCAAGAGCTGCCTCTGCCCGAGGGCGTCGATGTCATCCATGCCTCTCCGGCCGCCGGTCACCTGAGCAGCTCCAGCATTTACCCAGCCTGCTTTGCGCCGTACATCATTGTGACCGCCTGCTCGGATTCCATATCGCGTTTCTGGAAGTGCGAGCCCATCGGTGATGAGGATGATCCGGATACAGAGGGCGATGCCTATCACTGGAGCGAGTGGAAGATGTTCAGTCGCATTCAGCATTCGGCCATCGAGATTCCGGGCCAGCCGCTGAACATCAGTGCGGCCTATTCCGGCCGAATAGCCTGTGCCTACAAGTACGGCAAGAGTTTCACGCGACCCAACAAAGGACCCGATCCGGACTCGCGTTATGTGAACCTCTGCGTGGCCATCTACGAGTGCGAGAGCTCCGGAGGCAGTGAGTGGGTGCTGGAGGACACCATTCACCTGAAGAATGTCCATTTGCCGCGAATCAACATTGGTCATGGCATCGATCTGAGTTACCTGCACGACAGTCGGCTGCTGGCGAAGAAGCAACGACTGAACCAGGTCCTGCACACCTTCGCCCACGATTCGGAGAGCAGATCCCCACGGAGTGGCGAGACCACACCTGAGTTGGCCGTCAATAGGCAACCGTCGGCCGCTGCCTCAGGCTTGCTAACTGTGCCCAGCTTCAGTACGCTGCAATCCCTGCGGAAGAGCATCGCCGAAAACGGGAACACTTGTCCGCTGACCCAGAAGCATCTAGTCCAACTGGACTGGGTGAGCAAGGAGGATGGTTCTCACATCCTAACCGTCGCGGTGGGCAGCAAAATACTGCTGTACACCCCTGTTAGCTCGGACATTGCCCAGGCAAACATCAAGGCGATGAAGGAGTCGCGTTCAGTGAATCGTCCCATCCTGCGAAAGGCCAGTTCCCTGGCGCAGCCCAACTTTGTGGACGAGATCCGTTGGATGAAGTTGCGCCAGATAGATCTTCAGACCGCCGACGGTCTACCGCCGCTGCCCATGCAGATCTCTTGGGTTCGCGATGGCATTCTAGTGGTGGCCATGGACTCCGAGATGCACGTCTACTCGCAGTGGAAGCCGCACTATTCTTCGCACTTTGCCGCCgcggctgctgctggcgaTGATGTACCGGATACCCGTAATCTTAGGGATGAGGATCTCCGCTCACTGGCCAATGAGTCCACACAGCTGCGGCTCAAAAATGTGGCATCCATGCCTCTGATAAGCAAAGTGAGCACGGCCAATTTGCAGCTGCTGTCGCACGACAAGAAGCGTCGTCTGGGCAACACCAGTATGGCCAACATGAACGGTGCCGGCGGCGCAGGAGGAGCTGGAACATATGGCGGTGGCGCTGATGACGGTGGCAACGATGACTACATGACGGACTTCGGTCTGTTCCAGGCCTCTCGCATTGCCTGCCCAGTGCTGCCGCAATACCATCCCAAGCAGCTGATGGAGCTGCTTAACTGTGGCAAGATCCGTTGGGTGAAGGCCATCCTGGCGCATCTGGTGCGCTGCATGAGTGGCAACAGTTCGAGCACGGTTGGCCAGGACGATGATGGCTATGCCAGACAACGCAGCTGGTCGAGATCCCGTACCCTAAGCATTAGCTACACGGCGGATCAGAACATCCAGGCGGAGCATCGCGGCAGCACCACCCAAATTCCCGAGGAGCTGATGCTGGACTATGCGGAAATCAACTCGATTCCGCCATTACCCTTGTGGGTGCTCCTCAATGCGGATCGTGAAACGCCGGGTCAGAGCAACAACTATGCTGAGGGCGATAAGGACTACGACGAACTCTTCGACATGCACAACTCGGAGGACAATCTGGATGAGCTGCTGAGCGAGGGTGACGAGAAGAAGCGCCAGGAGCGCCGTCTCTCGCTGCCCGAGAAGCACTCCATTTCGCACTTTGGTCCGCGGCAGGGTCAGCTTCTATCGCGCCTGCTCACCCACACCCATTTGCCGGGACTCTCCTCGCTGGACCAGATGCATCTGCTGGCATTGGCCGATACGGTGGCCACGTGCAATACGGACTTCTCCGACAAGTTTGCCGCCGATCAAGGCAAGTCGGGCGGAATGGCCGGTGGAGCGGCATCGGGAGCTGTTAAGGACGGCAGCACCAGTACTGACTCCCTCGATGATTGTGGACTACGCTTTTTGTTGGCCATGAAACACTTTACCTACCTGCTGCGCTGCCTGCCGCTCCAGCAGCGGGCGCAGTTCCAGCGCCAGGGCGTGGGCACCTCGAACATCGTGTGGGCCTTCCACTCGGAGAgcgaggaggagctgctgaACCTCATTCCCAGCTACACCAAAGGCGATCTCCGCTGGGCAACGCTGCGGGATCTTGGCGTCGGCTACTGGCTGAAGAACATCAACACTCTGCGGCGATGCGTGGAGAAGCTGGCCAAGTGTGCCTAccagcagaagcaggagccACTGGACGCGGCCATCTATTACCTGGCCATGAAGAAGAAGTCCCTGGTCTGGGGTCTGTTCCGGTCACGTCGGGACGAGAAGATGACCGCCTTCTTTGGCAACAACTTTGCCGAGGATCGCTGGCGCAAGGCGGCATTAAAGAATGCCTTTGTGCTGTTGGGCAAGCAGAGATTCGAGCACGCGGTGGCCTTCTTCCTGCTGGCCAATAGCCTCAATGATGCCATCGAAGTGTGCATGAACAAGCTGGAGGACTTCCAACTGGCACTGATCATAGCTCGACTCTATGAGGGCGACGGCGAGGGCTGCTACTACCACCACTTGCTGCACGAGCACATTTTGGGCACGGATGCGGAAACCGGACGCTGTGATCTCAGCCGCGCCCATCCCGATCCTTTCCTGCGCTCGATGACCTACTGGACGATCAAGAAGTATCAGGAAAGCCTGAACACCCTGCTCCTGAACAACGTGGGCAGCCTGCACAGCAGCTACAGGGAGGAGGATCTACTGCGTCCCGAACCACAGGCCACAAATCCCAATGTTTTTAACTTCTACATCTATTTGCGCACCCATCCGCTGCTCATCCGGCAGAACATCGCCTTGTCGGCGCAGGAGAAACGCATTGCGCATGTGGTCTTGTCCGGCTTCAATTATGCCGGCGATGCTGCTCCCAGTGCCGTGGCCTGCGACAaacagctgcagctggaggaTTCAATAACGCCCATCGAGCGGCAATTGTACTTCACCACCGCACATGGACACTTCAAGAGCGGCTGCCCGGCTCTGGCGCTGGAGGTGCTCAACAAGCTGCCCCAGAAGATCAGCGACGATTCCGGTGGCAGTGTGGCCGGTAGCCAGGCGCAGGAGCGTGCCCAGCAGAACAAGGAGGAGCTGATCAACACGGGAATCATGGACCAGTGGGGAGCAACTCCAGCCGCTGCGTCAAACACTGCGGATGCCTTCGACTGGGGCGCACCCGTGTCCAGTGAGCCGGAAGCCAAGTTCGAAATCAAATGGGATGATGAGGACGAGGAAGAAGACCCAGATCTGGAGCCGGACGAACCGGAGCTGGCCACCCCGCAGCCGCAGGCCTCTATCCTAGGCAGAGGCAAATCGAATGGCAACGACAACAAGATGGACATTATGGCGCAGCAGCTTAAGTTCGTCGCCTGTCTGAAGATCCTCATGGAGGAGTTGTCCACGCTGGCCACCGGCTTCGAAGTGGATGGCGGTCAGTTGCGCTACCAGCTGTACATGTGGCTGGAACGGGAGGTGGAGGCGCTCAAGCAGCTGTGCAACTACTGCAGCCAAGCGGAGCAGTCGAGTCACGAATCGGGCGATGCTGATGCCGAGGCCAGGGACAAGGAGATGAACGCCAGCATCTATCCCAGCACCGAGCGACCTACGCTTCACGAGATCCTCATGCAGGACAAGCAGGACTTTGAGGCCAAGGTGATGCGGGCGGCCAAACGCAAGCGATGGCTCAAGG CCAACGAAACCCTACTTCGCACACTGCTGAGTTATTGTTCCCTACATGGCGCCAGTGGCGGTGGCCTGGCATCCGTGCGCATGGAACTGGTGCTGCTTCTGCAAGAGCTCCAGCAAGAGAAGACCCAACAGCAGCTACTGAGTCCGTTGCCCTTCCCCACCACGTTGCCCCTGCTCAGCGCCTGTGTGGCGGGCAACAAGACGGTGATCGCTGATCCCATCAAGTACCTGCAGTCCCAGACGGTGGACATGCTGCAAAGCATAATTAAGGTGCTGCCCTTCCCGGGAATCGAGCCCAGTGCTTTGAGCGAGATCTTTGTGCTGCGCGATCTGGCCGTGGCGCTGTCATCCTGCATTTACCAGTCGCTCTGCGATTCTGAGAGCTTTGTGGTAAACAACTCGGCCTTCAACGGTTACCCCAGTCCGGGAATGGAAAATATAGCCAAAATAAACTCATCGTTCGAGTGCAGCTATCTGGTGGGCAGCCGGAATGCCTATGGCCGCAGGCGCAAGTACTCCACGGATGAGCCGGCGGGAGTGTGCACCACTCCATCCAAGTGGCCGGGTGTAACCAATCTGCGTGCGCTTTTGGCGCGGGAGAAGGATGAGGATGTGCCCAAACTGAATGTGCTGCTGTTGGAGTCCTTTGTTTCTACCTATATGGCGCTCTTCATTTACTCGCTGTCCACCTGCGATAGCCGTTTGTTGTACCGCCTAAGTGGCCAGAGTTTCAACAACGAGACCTGGTCAACTCTTTTCGGCGGCGGCATGAAAAAGTTGCTCATTAAGCCCGCTGCTGCACCGCCTCCCACTCAAATGGTGACCGGAGGAGCAGTGGTAGGAGCTAGTGGAGCAAGTGGCGGTACTGGTTCCACATCGGAAGAGCCGGCGGATGAGAATAGCGTTTGGAACACAGTCACTTCCATTACAAAACAACGCATGAAACTGAACATGAAAATCCTAGGCAGCTTCAGCCAGAACAGCACTTCAAGCAACATGAAGGAGGACAAGCCCACGTACCGGGAGCAGTTCATGCCGCCGGAGACGTCCATGCTCTCCTACTTCCTCACCAAACCGCCCACAACCG AATGCGATGACTACGACACGGACGACTCGCACGAGTCGGacaacgaggaggaggaggaggacgacgatgaTGTGAATGTGAGCCGATCGCAGCTAAAGGCCAAGGATAACACGGAGCACACTAATCCCACGTCGTACTCGTGGAGTATCCTGCGCCTGGCGCTCATCAAGATCAGCACGCACAAGATCCAGGAGCTGGTGAAGGTGGCCGGCATCGAACTGCAGG ATTTGCCTGTGATCAGTCCACTCTCCCACGAGGTGCTGAGGACCCTCAATCGCTGGCAGGACTTTGCCCTGAGCGACCTAATAGCCCGTGGGCCACCGTCCCGAAATTATATACCAGGATGCTATGCGGAGAGCGGCATCAACGGATTGGCCATACACAAGTACCGCTCGCTCCTAAATAAGGACAACACTCCATTCGTTTCCGGTTCATCGGCTGGACCCATCCGGCGACTGTGGAACTATCTGGTGCGTCAGGAGCCTGCCCAGGAGGTCTTCATTAAGAGCATCTTTGGCAAGAACATGGAGGCCAGCACGCGGGGATCGCACCACACCCACAACGACAACGAGACGGATGAGG GTCAATCGCATTCGACCAACGAGAATACCGACCACATCCGCATCATTCACAAGGATCACGAGTCTATATTGTCCTTCTGCTTAAAGAACAACAGCTCCTCGATGATTGCCTTTGCAAATCCGCGTGAGATCCAGGAGTTTGACATCTCACTGCTGCTGGAGTCGCCAAATTGGTACGAGGACGAGTGCGACTACGATATGATGAACCTGTCCAAGGACGCGGACACCAACAGCTCGTCCTTCCTGATCATTCAAACGCAGGAGCA AAACCAATTTGGAGGTAGCAGCAATGCCTACAGCGAGTCCAATGCCAGCACACAAAGTGCTTCGCAATCGGGACGCGGCACATCCATG GTGCTGCGCCACAAGGTGGACAATGTGAAGCGCATGAGCGCCCATCCGCTTATGCCGCTGTATCTCACTGGAGGTCAGGACGGATCCGTGCAGATCTGGGAGTGGGGTCACCAGCAGCCCGTCTGCTCGCCCCGTACCTCGGGTACCTTTGCCAAGGTGACGCGGTGCCGCTTCTCGGAGCAGGGCAATAAGTTCGGCATCGGTGATGGCGACGGCAAGCTCAGTCTCTGGCAGGCGGGCATCGCCTCACAGAACAATCGTTCGTTTATA AGCTATCAGTGCCACAACAAGGCGTTGTCGGATTTCGTGTTCCTCGGCTCGTGCAGTCTCCTGGCTAGCG CTGGTCAAAGTTCCGAGAACAAGAACATCAACATCTGGGACACATTGCTGCCCCACAAGAAGTCCTGTGTATCGG CCTTCACCTGCCACGACCAAGGCTCGTCCTGTCTGGTGTTTGCTCCGCAGCACCAGGTGCTCATCTCGTGCGGCAAACGCGGCGACGTTTGCGTCTTCGATGTGAGACAACGTACGCTGCGCCATCGCTATCAG GCCCATGATAGCACCATCAAGTGCATTGCTCTGGATCCGCATGAGGAGTTCTTTGTCACTGGCTCCATTGAGGGTGACATTAAG ATCTGGGACATGAATCAGTTCATGCTGATCAATACGTTCCCGCATGAGCATGCCAAGAACGGGTTCTTCAAGCACACTGGCCAGGGCGTCAGCCAGGTGTACGTGGATGCCTTCGGGCGGCTCTTCTCGTGCGGCTCCGATGGCTGCATGAAGGTCCGTCTGCTGGTGGAGAAGGACAACATTGTCCACTCCGTGTATTGA